The proteins below come from a single Candidatus Chlamydia sanziniae genomic window:
- a CDS encoding ATP-dependent Clp protease ATP-binding subunit, whose amino-acid sequence MDKFSDAINEALEKAFEVAKSSRHTYVIENHLLLCLLENTESLFYLIIKNIHGNVALLNSAVTDALSREPTVVEGEVVPKPSPGLQSLLIDAKKAAQELEDEYVSGDHVLLAFWQTNKEPFASWRKTTKVSLEDLKKLISTIRRGNRMNSPSAETALKGLERYCKNLTMLAREGKLDPVIGRDEEIRRTIQVLSRRMKNNPMLIGEPGVGKTAIAEGLALRIVQGDVPESLKGKQLYVLDMGALIAGAKYRGEFEERLKSVLKDIEGGEGENILFIDEVHTLIGAGATEGSMDAANLLKPALARGTLHCIGATTLNEYQKYIEKDAALERRFQPIFVTEPSLEDAVFILRGLREKYEIFHGVRITEGALNAAVLLSYRYISDRFLPDKAIDLIDEAASLIRMQIGSLPLPIDEKERELAALIIKQEAIKREKAASYQEEAAAMQKSIDAVQEELVAVRLRWDEEKKLISGLKEKKNSLENMKFAEEEAERVADYNRVAELRYSLIPALEEEIKKDETALIQRDHRLLQEEVDERLIAQVVANWTGIPVQKMLEGEAAKLLVLEEALEERVVGQPFAISAVSDSIRAARVGLSDPQRPLGVFLFLGSTGVGKTELAKALADFLFNKEEAMIRFDMSEYMEKHSVSKLIGSPPGYVGYEEGGSLSEALRRRPYSVVLFDEIEKADKEVLNILLQIFDEGLLTDNKKRKVNCKHALFIMTSNIGSEELAEYCNKKGKQITKEAVLSVVSPMLKRYLSPEFINRIDDILPFLPLSTEDIVKIVGIQMRKISQRLKERHVNLSWDDSVTLFLSEQGYDSAFGARPLKRFIQQKVVIILSKALLKGDIKANSSVELTMVKDVIVFKKAEQIAPPA is encoded by the coding sequence ATGGATAAATTTTCGGATGCTATTAACGAAGCTTTAGAAAAAGCTTTTGAAGTTGCGAAATCTTCACGGCACACGTACGTTATTGAAAACCACCTTCTTCTTTGCCTTCTTGAAAATACAGAGTCCCTATTTTATTTAATTATTAAGAACATTCATGGCAATGTTGCTTTGTTGAATTCTGCAGTTACCGATGCTCTTTCTCGCGAACCCACTGTTGTTGAAGGTGAGGTTGTTCCTAAGCCCTCTCCTGGGCTGCAAAGTTTACTTATTGATGCGAAAAAAGCCGCTCAGGAATTAGAAGACGAGTATGTGTCAGGAGATCACGTCTTACTTGCTTTTTGGCAAACGAATAAAGAACCATTTGCTTCATGGAGAAAAACAACAAAAGTCTCTCTTGAAGATCTTAAAAAACTGATTAGTACAATACGACGAGGCAATCGTATGAATTCTCCTAGTGCAGAAACAGCTCTTAAAGGATTAGAAAGATATTGTAAAAACCTTACGATGCTTGCACGGGAGGGAAAATTAGATCCTGTGATTGGTAGGGATGAAGAAATTCGGAGAACTATCCAAGTACTATCTCGCAGAATGAAAAATAATCCCATGCTTATTGGCGAGCCTGGAGTAGGGAAAACTGCGATTGCTGAAGGGCTTGCCCTTCGAATTGTTCAAGGTGATGTTCCTGAGTCGCTGAAAGGTAAGCAACTCTATGTTTTGGATATGGGAGCTCTCATTGCTGGAGCTAAATATCGGGGTGAATTTGAAGAACGCTTAAAAAGTGTTTTGAAAGACATAGAAGGTGGGGAAGGGGAAAACATTCTCTTTATTGACGAGGTACATACTCTTATTGGAGCTGGAGCTACTGAAGGCTCTATGGATGCAGCCAATCTGTTAAAGCCTGCGCTAGCAAGAGGAACCCTCCATTGTATTGGAGCAACAACACTTAATGAATATCAAAAGTACATTGAGAAAGATGCTGCTTTGGAAAGACGGTTCCAACCAATTTTTGTTACAGAACCCTCTTTAGAAGACGCTGTTTTTATCCTTCGAGGGTTGCGAGAAAAATATGAGATTTTCCATGGCGTACGTATTACAGAAGGCGCTCTTAATGCTGCTGTTTTGTTGTCTTATCGTTACATTTCGGATCGTTTTTTGCCAGACAAGGCAATTGATTTAATCGATGAAGCTGCAAGTTTGATTCGTATGCAAATTGGCAGTTTGCCTTTACCAATTGATGAAAAAGAACGTGAACTCGCGGCTTTAATTATCAAGCAAGAGGCAATAAAACGAGAAAAGGCTGCTTCTTATCAAGAGGAAGCTGCAGCTATGCAGAAATCTATAGACGCTGTTCAAGAGGAACTCGTTGCTGTACGTTTACGTTGGGATGAAGAGAAAAAATTAATCTCAGGATTGAAAGAAAAGAAAAATTCTTTGGAAAATATGAAGTTTGCCGAAGAGGAAGCAGAACGTGTTGCTGATTACAACCGCGTTGCTGAATTGCGCTATAGCTTGATTCCTGCGTTAGAAGAAGAAATAAAGAAAGACGAAACTGCTTTAATCCAACGAGATCACCGGCTTTTGCAAGAAGAAGTTGATGAGAGACTTATTGCTCAAGTTGTTGCTAACTGGACAGGCATTCCTGTACAAAAAATGCTAGAAGGAGAAGCTGCAAAACTTCTTGTTCTTGAGGAGGCATTAGAAGAACGTGTGGTAGGTCAACCATTTGCTATTTCTGCGGTTAGTGATTCTATCCGCGCAGCTCGGGTAGGTTTGAGTGATCCTCAACGTCCCCTGGGAGTTTTCTTATTTTTAGGTTCTACAGGAGTTGGAAAAACAGAACTTGCTAAAGCTCTTGCAGATTTTTTATTCAATAAAGAAGAGGCAATGATACGTTTTGATATGTCTGAATATATGGAAAAGCATTCTGTATCGAAATTGATAGGTTCACCTCCAGGATATGTCGGTTACGAAGAGGGAGGTAGTCTGTCTGAAGCTTTACGAAGGCGTCCTTATTCTGTAGTCCTGTTTGATGAAATAGAGAAGGCTGATAAAGAAGTTTTAAATATTCTTTTGCAGATTTTCGATGAGGGACTTCTCACCGATAATAAAAAACGTAAAGTGAACTGTAAACATGCCTTATTCATCATGACTTCAAATATTGGCTCTGAAGAACTTGCTGAGTACTGTAATAAAAAAGGTAAGCAAATTACTAAAGAAGCTGTCCTTTCTGTTGTCTCTCCTATGTTAAAGCGTTACTTAAGCCCAGAGTTTATTAATCGTATTGATGACATACTTCCTTTTCTCCCTTTGTCAACGGAAGACATTGTAAAAATTGTCGGTATTCAAATGCGAAAAATTTCTCAAAGATTGAAAGAACGCCATGTGAACTTATCTTGGGATGACTCAGTAACATTGTTTCTTAGTGAACAAGGATATGATAGTGCTTTTGGAGCAAGACCTTTAAAGCGTTTTATTCAACAAAAGGTAGTCATCATACTTTCTAAAGCTTTACTCAAAGGGGATATCAAAGCAAATTCTTCTGTGGAGCTTACCATGGTTAAGGATGTTATTGTATTTAAAAAAGCGGAGCAAATTGCACCTCCTGCTTAG